Proteins found in one Gemmatimonadaceae bacterium genomic segment:
- the aroE gene encoding shikimate dehydrogenase produces MRRPPERLVLLGHPVAHSRSPQMHNAALAAAGISARYEALDVAPERFHSTVVDLAREGAAGNVTIPHKERMYAACSTLSPIARRVGAVNTWWVGDDGALSGDNTDVGGVDEAVRRLFDDAAIPPNLKVGVLGAGGSAAAVVAAAESWPSATVRIYNRTGARARALCERFGAFAQPIDDARALSDADLLVNATSIGMRDEAAPFDVAALHDGARVFDLVYRRGETRLVRAAHARGLAAADGLAMLVEQAALAFERWFGVAPDRATMRRAAESG; encoded by the coding sequence ATGCGGCGTCCACCCGAGCGACTCGTGCTGCTCGGGCATCCGGTCGCCCACTCCCGCTCACCGCAGATGCACAACGCGGCGCTCGCCGCCGCCGGCATCTCCGCGCGATACGAAGCGCTCGACGTCGCCCCGGAGCGCTTTCATTCGACCGTCGTCGATCTGGCTCGCGAAGGCGCGGCCGGCAACGTCACGATTCCGCACAAAGAGCGGATGTACGCCGCGTGCTCGACGCTTTCACCGATCGCGCGGCGCGTCGGCGCGGTGAATACGTGGTGGGTCGGCGACGACGGCGCGCTCTCGGGTGACAACACCGACGTGGGCGGCGTGGACGAAGCGGTTCGCCGGCTGTTCGACGACGCGGCGATTCCACCGAACTTGAAGGTCGGCGTGCTCGGCGCGGGAGGATCGGCCGCCGCGGTCGTCGCCGCCGCCGAATCCTGGCCCTCGGCAACCGTGCGTATCTACAACCGAACCGGCGCGCGCGCCCGCGCGCTCTGCGAACGGTTTGGTGCGTTCGCGCAACCGATCGATGACGCCCGAGCCCTCTCGGATGCCGATCTTCTCGTCAATGCGACGTCCATCGGCATGCGCGACGAGGCTGCTCCGTTCGACGTCGCCGCTCTTCACGACGGAGCGCGCGTCTTCGATCTCGTGTACCGGCGCGGTGAAACGCGGCTCGTGCGCGCGGCGCATGCGCGCGGGCTCGCCGCCGCCGACGGACTGGCGATGCTCGTCGAGCAGGCAGCGCTGGCATTCGAGCGATGGTTTGGCGTAGCACCGGATCGCGCGACGATGCGGCGCGCCGCGGAGAGCGGCTAG
- a CDS encoding double zinc ribbon domain-containing protein — translation MVWRSTGSRDDAARRGERLAPHLHRLAAEVKPAAAAIADFLLPRACTVCERPLAYGERGLVCGRCWALLPGLPWPRCDRCGHPTYGESCRWCELLPPFVRAARSVAWAAGHVGLGVVHALKYGGWHRVAGELSARMARCEWPRDVVEERAAIIPVPLSEKRQRERGYNQSERLARGLADAWRIPLWNDVLTRTRHTETQTRLAPDERFRNVTGAFSARVAARDALRGAHVVLVDDVVTTAATLNACAAALCAGGARIVSFVTFGRAPALGDRL, via the coding sequence ATGGTTTGGCGTAGCACCGGATCGCGCGACGATGCGGCGCGCCGCGGAGAGCGGCTAGCTCCGCACCTCCATCGGCTCGCGGCCGAGGTGAAGCCGGCCGCCGCCGCGATCGCCGATTTCCTGTTGCCGCGCGCGTGCACCGTGTGCGAGCGACCGCTCGCATATGGCGAGCGTGGTCTCGTGTGCGGACGATGTTGGGCGTTGTTGCCGGGGCTGCCATGGCCGCGCTGCGATCGTTGCGGACATCCGACGTACGGCGAATCCTGCCGGTGGTGCGAGCTGCTGCCGCCGTTCGTCCGCGCGGCGCGGAGCGTGGCCTGGGCCGCCGGTCACGTGGGCCTCGGCGTGGTTCACGCGCTCAAGTACGGCGGTTGGCATCGCGTCGCCGGCGAGCTGTCGGCGCGCATGGCTCGATGCGAGTGGCCGCGCGACGTCGTCGAAGAACGCGCCGCCATCATTCCGGTACCGCTCTCCGAGAAGCGTCAGCGGGAGCGCGGGTACAACCAGAGCGAGCGCCTGGCGCGCGGCTTGGCCGACGCGTGGCGAATTCCGCTGTGGAACGACGTCCTCACGCGAACTCGTCACACCGAGACTCAGACGCGTCTTGCGCCGGACGAGCGCTTTCGGAACGTCACGGGCGCCTTCAGCGCGCGGGTGGCGGCGCGCGATGCGCTGCGCGGCGCGCACGTCGTACTCGTCGACGACGTCGTTACGACCGCGGCCACCCTGAACGCGTGCGCGGCGGCGCTCTGCGCCGGGGGGGCAAGAATCGTTAGCTTTGTCACCTTCGGGAGGGCGCCGGCATTGGGCGACCGCTTGTAA
- the gap gene encoding type I glyceraldehyde-3-phosphate dehydrogenase, whose protein sequence is MAIRVGINGFGRIGRQVLRAACLQGVADIEIVAVNDLTDTKTLAHLFKYDSVHRTYPGDVCAEDGSISVDGREVQVFAHKDPAALPWKDLGVELVLESTGRFTNAADAKKHIDGGAKKVIISAPAKGEDLTIVMGVNESKYDSAKHTIISNASCTTNCLVPMVKVVKDAFGFVRGSMVTIHSYTNDQQVLDLPHKDLRRARAAAMSIIPTTTGAAKATSLVLPELKGKIDGISVRVPTPDVSFTDLGVVVERPVTVAEVNAAFKAAADGPMNGILAYTEEELVSSDYIGDPHSCIFDSKCTNVIDGLLLKVQGWYDNEWGYASRCVDLLRYVGARL, encoded by the coding sequence ATGGCGATTCGTGTTGGAATCAACGGCTTCGGCCGCATCGGACGACAAGTCCTGCGTGCGGCCTGCCTGCAAGGTGTTGCGGACATCGAGATCGTGGCGGTCAACGACCTCACGGACACGAAAACGCTGGCCCATCTGTTCAAGTACGACTCCGTCCACCGCACCTATCCCGGCGACGTGTGCGCCGAGGATGGTTCGATCAGCGTCGACGGCCGCGAGGTCCAGGTGTTCGCTCACAAGGATCCGGCGGCGCTCCCGTGGAAAGATCTCGGTGTCGAGCTGGTGCTCGAATCGACCGGGCGCTTCACCAACGCCGCCGACGCCAAGAAGCACATCGACGGCGGGGCGAAAAAAGTCATCATTTCCGCGCCGGCCAAGGGCGAGGACCTCACGATCGTGATGGGAGTGAACGAGTCGAAGTACGACTCCGCGAAGCACACGATCATCTCGAACGCGTCGTGCACCACCAACTGCCTCGTTCCGATGGTGAAGGTGGTGAAGGACGCGTTCGGCTTCGTTCGCGGCTCGATGGTCACGATCCACAGCTACACGAACGACCAGCAGGTGCTCGATCTCCCGCACAAGGATCTGCGCCGCGCGCGCGCCGCGGCGATGTCGATCATTCCGACGACCACCGGCGCAGCCAAGGCGACGTCACTCGTTCTGCCCGAGCTCAAGGGCAAGATCGACGGAATCTCCGTCCGCGTTCCGACCCCGGATGTGTCCTTCACGGACCTCGGCGTCGTCGTCGAGAGGCCGGTGACCGTAGCCGAGGTGAACGCCGCATTCAAAGCGGCCGCCGACGGACCGATGAACGGCATCCTCGCGTACACCGAGGAAGAGCTCGTCTCGTCAGACTACATCGGCGATCCGCACTCGTGCATCTTCGACTCGAAGTGCACGAACGTCATCGACGGCTTGCTGCTCAAGGTGCAGGGCTGGTACGACAACGAGTGGGGCTACGCGTCGCGCTGCGTCGATCTGCTCCGGTACGTCGGCGCGCGCCTGTGA
- a CDS encoding phosphoglycerate kinase has protein sequence MNKKTIRDLSDQEVKGRRALVRVDFNVPLEKGRVTDDTRIRAALPTIEALLDRGARVVLLSHLGRPKGKPEAKYSLEPVARKLAELMPKQHVTFIESTDTDEAVKATHDPKCPVVVLENTRFLDGEEKNDENVCRELAELGDFFVNDAFGSAHRAHASTEGIAHCLHPAVAGLLMQRELDYLGAALSNPGRPFVAVLGGAKISGKIDVIEQLLPRVDRLVIGGAMACTFYKAMGLEVGKSLVENDRVEMAKDLLDRAGAKLLLPSDALVATSLDAAQSAHAVSYKAIPADEAMFDIGPESAGQFAGIMEGAKTVLWNGPMGVFETKPFDAGTRAVAEAMATATQLGATTIVGGGDSAAAVAGLGLEAAMSHVSTGGGASLEFLEGKTLPGVAALDDRI, from the coding sequence ATGAACAAGAAGACGATCCGCGATCTGTCCGACCAAGAAGTGAAAGGCCGGCGCGCGCTCGTCCGCGTCGACTTCAACGTCCCGCTCGAAAAAGGGCGCGTGACCGACGACACGCGCATCCGCGCCGCGCTTCCCACCATCGAAGCGCTGCTCGACCGCGGCGCGCGTGTCGTGCTCTTGTCTCACCTCGGACGACCGAAAGGAAAACCCGAGGCGAAGTACTCGCTCGAGCCGGTCGCTCGCAAGCTCGCCGAGCTGATGCCGAAACAGCATGTCACTTTCATCGAGTCCACGGACACCGACGAGGCGGTGAAGGCGACGCACGATCCCAAGTGTCCCGTCGTCGTGCTCGAGAACACGCGCTTTCTCGACGGCGAAGAAAAGAACGACGAGAACGTTTGCCGCGAGCTCGCCGAACTCGGCGACTTCTTCGTGAACGACGCGTTCGGATCCGCGCATCGGGCGCACGCGTCGACGGAAGGGATCGCCCACTGCCTCCACCCGGCGGTTGCCGGCCTGCTGATGCAACGCGAGCTCGACTATCTCGGCGCCGCGTTGAGCAATCCGGGCCGTCCGTTCGTCGCGGTCCTTGGCGGCGCCAAGATCTCGGGGAAAATCGACGTCATCGAACAGCTGCTGCCGCGCGTCGACCGGCTCGTGATCGGCGGCGCGATGGCGTGCACGTTCTACAAGGCGATGGGACTCGAGGTCGGAAAGTCGCTCGTCGAGAACGATCGCGTGGAGATGGCCAAGGATCTGCTCGACCGCGCCGGCGCGAAGCTGCTGCTCCCGTCGGACGCGCTCGTCGCGACGTCGCTCGACGCAGCGCAATCCGCGCACGCCGTCTCGTACAAGGCGATCCCCGCCGATGAGGCGATGTTCGACATCGGGCCGGAGTCCGCGGGTCAGTTCGCGGGGATCATGGAAGGCGCGAAGACGGTTCTGTGGAACGGACCGATGGGCGTCTTCGAGACCAAACCGTTCGACGCGGGGACGCGTGCGGTCGCCGAGGCGATGGCGACGGCGACGCAACTCGGCGCGACGACGATCGTTGGCGGTGGTGACTCGGCGGCGGCCGTCGCGGGTCTCGGTCTCGAGGCGGCGATGAGCCACGTCTCGACGGGCGGCGGAGCGTCGCTCGAGTTTTTGGAAGGGAAGACGTTGCCCGGAGTCGCCGCGCTCGACGACAGAATCTGA
- the tpiA gene encoding triose-phosphate isomerase: protein MQRPVFAANWKMNHGPSAARAFVAEFTAKWSPHADRTVLLFPPALSVSTVVEALSSRSDIGVGVQNIWTEDRGAFTGENSAPMARDAGARFVLVGHSERRHVFGETDEQAALKCAAAERSQLTPILCVGELLEQRQAGETESVVLRQLKAGLAKLSSAAIGSMAVAYEPVWAIGTGKTATPGDASVVHAEIRKALETRVGAAAGAIPILYGGSVSTGNAAALLAAKNVDGLLVGGASLKVDDWALICGT, encoded by the coding sequence ATGCAGCGCCCGGTCTTCGCGGCGAACTGGAAGATGAACCACGGCCCGAGCGCGGCGCGTGCGTTCGTCGCCGAGTTCACCGCGAAATGGTCACCGCATGCCGACCGCACCGTGCTGCTGTTCCCTCCGGCGCTTTCGGTCTCCACGGTGGTCGAGGCGCTTTCGTCGCGGTCGGACATCGGCGTCGGCGTGCAGAACATCTGGACGGAGGACAGGGGCGCGTTCACCGGCGAAAACTCGGCACCGATGGCACGCGACGCGGGCGCGCGATTCGTCCTCGTCGGCCACTCGGAGCGGCGCCACGTCTTCGGCGAGACAGACGAACAGGCCGCGCTCAAATGCGCGGCCGCGGAACGCAGTCAGCTGACGCCAATCCTTTGCGTCGGCGAATTGCTCGAGCAGCGGCAGGCCGGCGAGACCGAGTCCGTCGTGTTGCGCCAGCTGAAGGCGGGACTCGCAAAACTTTCGTCCGCCGCGATCGGATCCATGGCCGTCGCGTACGAGCCGGTCTGGGCGATCGGCACGGGAAAGACGGCGACGCCCGGCGATGCGTCAGTGGTTCACGCCGAGATTCGGAAGGCGCTCGAGACCCGCGTCGGCGCGGCGGCGGGGGCGATTCCCATTCTGTACGGCGGCAGCGTCAGCACGGGGAACGCCGCCGCGCTACTCGCGGCGAAGAATGTGGACGGTCTGCTCGTCGGCGGCGCGAGCCTCAAGGTCGACGACTGGGCGCTCATCTGCGGCACTTGA
- the secG gene encoding preprotein translocase subunit SecG, with product MLYTFLLILLILDSVLLVAAILLQSGQGGGMAASFGGVSSSASSFMGTRQAGNLLTKASWWCGGLFLGLSFLLAIASTRSRAPKSVLDQTFQPAPVTAPAPVNAPAGGANAVPGLTPANPAPTNAAPAAPGGAKPTTTTPSTKTPAPTTPKPAPKKP from the coding sequence ATGTTGTACACGTTCCTTCTCATCCTGCTGATCCTCGACAGCGTCCTGCTGGTCGCCGCGATTCTTCTTCAATCGGGCCAGGGCGGCGGCATGGCCGCGTCGTTCGGCGGCGTGAGCAGTTCGGCGAGCTCCTTCATGGGCACGCGCCAAGCCGGCAACCTGCTCACCAAGGCGAGCTGGTGGTGCGGCGGCCTGTTCCTCGGACTGTCATTCCTGCTCGCGATTGCGTCGACTCGCAGCCGCGCACCCAAGTCGGTCCTCGACCAGACGTTCCAACCCGCTCCCGTGACGGCGCCGGCTCCGGTGAATGCACCGGCTGGCGGCGCGAACGCGGTTCCGGGTCTGACGCCCGCGAATCCGGCGCCGACGAATGCCGCACCCGCCGCACCAGGCGGTGCCAAGCCGACGACGACGACTCCCAGCACCAAGACGCCGGCCCCGACGACACCAAAGCCGGCGCCGAAAAAGCCGTGA
- the carA gene encoding glutamine-hydrolyzing carbamoyl-phosphate synthase small subunit, whose amino-acid sequence MKRSSSNTPGFLLLEDGTLFSGELAASSEAPTVAEVVFTTNMSGYQEVFTDPSYRGQIVVMTAPMIGNYGVNSDDPESARPQIAGVVVRELSRSYSNWRADGDLLSWLERAGVPALEGVDTRRLTRHLRSAGVMRGVVARGSQPTREALLALDSCPPMEGLDLASVVSTPDRYDWGKADAPYHIVAYDFGIKRNILRLFEEHGCRVTVVPAKTSADEALQLEPNGVFLSNGPGDPAAVDYAPETVRQIADSGVPIFGICLGHQILGLTYGAQTVKMPYGHRGGNHPVKELATGRVLITSQNHGFAVEGSNAGIPGAPELELTHVNLNDGTVEGLRHRNKPIFAVQYHPEAAPGPHDARPLFDEFLETVRSHAGPATGSGGPNS is encoded by the coding sequence GTGAAGCGTTCTTCGAGCAACACCCCGGGGTTCCTTCTTCTCGAAGACGGAACCCTTTTTTCTGGTGAGTTGGCCGCGTCAAGTGAAGCGCCGACGGTCGCCGAGGTCGTGTTCACGACCAACATGAGCGGCTACCAGGAGGTGTTCACCGATCCGTCGTATCGCGGGCAGATCGTCGTGATGACCGCGCCCATGATCGGCAACTACGGCGTGAACTCCGACGATCCCGAATCCGCGCGACCGCAGATCGCGGGCGTAGTGGTGCGCGAGCTGTCGCGCAGCTATTCGAATTGGCGCGCCGACGGCGATCTCCTTTCGTGGCTCGAGCGCGCGGGCGTGCCGGCCCTCGAGGGCGTCGATACGCGACGGCTGACGCGGCATCTGCGTAGCGCGGGTGTCATGCGTGGCGTCGTCGCTCGTGGCAGTCAGCCGACTCGCGAAGCATTGCTCGCGCTCGACTCATGTCCGCCGATGGAAGGGCTCGATCTCGCGTCGGTCGTGTCGACGCCGGATCGCTACGACTGGGGCAAGGCCGACGCGCCGTACCACATCGTCGCGTACGACTTCGGCATCAAGCGCAACATCTTGCGGCTCTTCGAGGAGCACGGATGCCGCGTCACGGTCGTGCCGGCGAAGACCTCGGCCGACGAGGCGCTCCAGCTCGAGCCGAACGGCGTCTTTCTATCGAACGGACCGGGAGACCCCGCGGCCGTGGACTACGCACCCGAGACCGTGCGGCAGATCGCCGACTCCGGCGTGCCGATTTTCGGGATCTGCCTGGGGCACCAGATCCTGGGTCTCACCTACGGCGCCCAAACGGTGAAGATGCCGTACGGTCACCGCGGCGGAAATCACCCGGTGAAAGAGCTAGCCACCGGACGGGTCCTCATCACCTCCCAGAACCACGGTTTCGCCGTCGAGGGCTCGAATGCGGGGATCCCGGGGGCCCCGGAGCTCGAATTGACCCACGTCAACTTGAACGACGGGACGGTCGAGGGTCTGCGGCATCGAAACAAGCCCATCTTTGCCGTTCAGTACCACCCCGAGGCGGCACCCGGACCGCACGACGCCAGGCCGCTGTTCGACGAGTTCCTTGAAACGGTCCGTTCCCACGCCGGCCCCGCTACGGGCTCAGGTGGTCCAAACTCTTGA
- a CDS encoding HU family DNA-binding protein — MTKADLVERVTAQISRTAGPMISKKDCARVVDAFLDSIKEALQAQKNIEVRGFGTFKIRHRKTRMARNPRTGSPVEVSARPVPVFKPSKELRAMVAGLPVDEMDADEEEMTEA, encoded by the coding sequence ATGACCAAAGCCGACCTGGTCGAACGGGTCACAGCCCAGATTTCACGCACCGCTGGGCCGATGATCTCAAAGAAAGATTGTGCTCGAGTCGTGGACGCGTTTCTCGACTCGATCAAGGAAGCACTGCAAGCGCAGAAGAACATTGAAGTTCGCGGCTTCGGAACGTTCAAGATCCGCCACCGCAAGACGCGGATGGCGAGAAATCCGCGGACGGGCTCGCCTGTCGAAGTGTCCGCACGGCCGGTTCCGGTGTTCAAGCCCTCGAAAGAATTGCGCGCGATGGTCGCCGGACTTCCAGTCGACGAGATGGACGCCGACGAAGAGGAAATGACGGAGGCATAA
- a CDS encoding MoaD/ThiS family protein, producing the protein MTVTVLLFASYADALGERRMPIDVPDSYTVGDVVRRVRAMAGSARLPAEPMVAVNEEYAKSDRRLAAGDEVAIIPPVAGG; encoded by the coding sequence ATGACAGTGACCGTGTTGCTCTTCGCGTCGTACGCCGACGCACTCGGTGAGCGCAGAATGCCAATCGATGTCCCGGACAGTTACACCGTCGGGGACGTCGTTCGTCGCGTCCGCGCGATGGCGGGTTCGGCGCGACTACCCGCGGAGCCGATGGTCGCCGTGAACGAGGAGTACGCCAAGTCCGATCGTCGTTTAGCGGCGGGTGACGAGGTGGCCATCATTCCTCCGGTCGCGGGGGGCTGA
- a CDS encoding molybdenum cofactor biosynthesis protein MoaE, with amino-acid sequence MRSAIVDHVIDPAALTAEVAHDRNGATVLFLGTVRETNDGRSVTGIEYSAYRSMAERELAAIVAEATGEFGTPDIVVEHRVGTLEIGEVSVAIAVAHPHRGAAYDASRYVIEQIKRRVPIWKCEHYADGTREWVDPTARRAVAEAAR; translated from the coding sequence ATGCGGAGCGCGATCGTCGATCACGTCATCGATCCCGCGGCGCTGACCGCCGAGGTCGCGCACGACCGAAACGGAGCGACGGTGCTGTTCCTGGGAACGGTCCGCGAGACGAACGACGGGCGCTCGGTCACCGGCATCGAGTACTCTGCCTACCGCTCGATGGCGGAGCGCGAGTTGGCGGCGATCGTCGCCGAGGCGACCGGAGAGTTCGGCACGCCGGACATCGTCGTCGAGCATCGGGTGGGAACGCTCGAAATCGGCGAAGTGAGCGTGGCGATTGCCGTCGCTCATCCTCACCGAGGCGCCGCGTACGATGCGAGCCGCTACGTGATCGAGCAGATCAAGCGGCGCGTGCCGATCTGGAAATGCGAGCATTACGCCGACGGAACGCGCGAGTGGGTCGACCCCACGGCGCGTCGGGCCGTCGCGGAGGCGGCACGCTGA
- the moaA gene encoding GTP 3',8-cyclase MoaA, with protein MSAQRSVDQFGRSIEYLRISVTDRCNFRCLYCMPQEGLAWLPKSDILSYEEITGIVRQLAPLGLRRLRITGGEPTIRPQIHELVRMLRAVPEIEDIAISTNGVRLPEIAQTLRDCGLDRVNMSVDSLRPERVATIARRNLGFDPVRSALAAQDAGLDPIKLNMVVMRGINDDEIEDLARLTLEHAWHVRFIELMPVGDMRELTWEHIVPSDEILARLSVVAPLTPASGPARGNGPAAYYSWPGAAGTIGVITPMTHTYCASCNKVRLTADGRLRTCLFGDHEVDLRTPLRAGQPLEPIFRDALANKPKEHELLQMRVGGLRALSQVGG; from the coding sequence ATGTCCGCGCAGCGGTCGGTCGACCAGTTCGGGCGGAGCATCGAGTATCTCCGCATCTCCGTCACGGACCGGTGCAACTTCCGGTGCCTTTACTGCATGCCGCAGGAAGGGCTGGCGTGGCTGCCGAAGTCCGACATCCTCTCGTACGAAGAGATTACAGGGATCGTCCGCCAGCTCGCGCCGCTCGGTCTGCGCCGGCTGCGCATCACCGGCGGCGAGCCGACCATCCGCCCACAGATCCACGAGTTGGTTCGCATGCTGCGGGCTGTTCCCGAGATCGAGGACATCGCGATCTCCACGAACGGCGTGCGACTTCCCGAAATTGCTCAGACGCTTCGCGATTGCGGGCTCGACCGGGTGAACATGAGCGTCGACAGCCTGCGTCCGGAGCGGGTCGCGACGATCGCCCGGCGCAACCTCGGGTTTGATCCGGTTCGCTCGGCGCTGGCCGCGCAGGACGCTGGTCTCGACCCGATCAAGTTGAACATGGTCGTGATGCGCGGCATCAATGACGACGAGATTGAAGATCTCGCTCGTCTGACGCTCGAGCATGCGTGGCACGTCCGGTTCATCGAGTTGATGCCGGTCGGCGACATGCGTGAGCTGACCTGGGAGCACATCGTGCCGAGCGACGAGATTCTCGCCCGGCTGAGCGTGGTCGCGCCGCTCACGCCGGCGTCGGGGCCGGCGCGCGGCAACGGTCCCGCGGCCTACTACAGCTGGCCCGGCGCGGCCGGAACGATCGGCGTCATCACACCGATGACGCACACGTACTGCGCGTCGTGCAACAAGGTGCGCCTCACCGCCGACGGCCGTCTTCGCACGTGTCTGTTCGGCGACCACGAAGTGGATTTGCGCACGCCGCTGCGCGCCGGGCAGCCGCTCGAGCCGATCTTCCGCGACGCGCTCGCCAACAAACCGAAGGAGCACGAGCTGCTTCAGATGCGCGTCGGCGGATTGCGCGCGCTCTCGCAAGTCGGCGGCTGA
- the mdh gene encoding malate dehydrogenase, whose amino-acid sequence MVNKITVVGAGNVGATTAQRVAEKELANTVVMVDVVEGIPQGKGLDQWQSAPIEGFDSRIIGTNGYDETAGSDVVIITAGIARKPGMSRDDLLNTNAGIVKQVAEQIKATSPSAIVIVVSNPLDVMCYVAKEVTGFPRERVIGMAGVLDTARYRGFLAEALDVSVRDIQAMVLGGHGDTMVPLISYTTVSGIPVTQLIDKAKLDAIVDRTRNGGAEIVKHLKTGSAYYAPSAGAVQMAEAIVNDQRRILPCAAWLEGEYGMKGLFLGVPCKLGRGGLQKVIEVELTADERTALAKSAEAVREPMRTVKL is encoded by the coding sequence ATGGTCAACAAGATTACGGTCGTCGGCGCCGGGAACGTGGGCGCGACGACCGCGCAGCGTGTGGCGGAGAAAGAGCTGGCGAACACCGTCGTGATGGTCGACGTCGTGGAGGGAATTCCGCAGGGGAAGGGGCTGGACCAGTGGCAGTCGGCGCCGATCGAGGGCTTCGATTCGCGCATCATCGGCACCAACGGCTACGACGAAACGGCCGGCTCGGACGTCGTCATCATCACCGCCGGGATCGCGCGCAAACCGGGCATGTCGCGCGACGACCTGCTCAACACCAACGCCGGCATCGTCAAACAAGTCGCCGAGCAGATCAAGGCGACGTCGCCGAGCGCGATCGTCATCGTCGTCTCGAACCCGCTCGACGTGATGTGCTACGTCGCGAAGGAAGTCACGGGCTTCCCGCGCGAGCGAGTCATCGGGATGGCGGGCGTGCTCGACACGGCGCGCTATCGCGGGTTTCTCGCCGAAGCGCTCGACGTTTCGGTGCGCGACATCCAGGCGATGGTGCTCGGCGGCCACGGCGACACGATGGTGCCGCTCATTTCGTACACGACGGTCAGCGGCATTCCCGTCACGCAGCTCATCGACAAGGCGAAGCTCGACGCGATCGTCGACCGCACGCGCAACGGCGGCGCCGAGATCGTGAAGCACTTGAAGACCGGCTCGGCGTATTACGCGCCATCGGCCGGCGCGGTACAGATGGCCGAGGCGATCGTCAATGACCAGCGCCGCATTCTTCCCTGCGCGGCGTGGCTCGAGGGCGAGTACGGCATGAAGGGGCTCTTCCTGGGCGTGCCGTGCAAGCTCGGACGCGGCGGCCTGCAGAAGGTTATCGAGGTCGAGCTCACCGCCGACGAGCGCACCGCGTTGGCCAAGAGCGCCGAAGCGGTCCGGGAACCGATGCGCACCGTGAAACTGTAG
- a CDS encoding succinate dehydrogenase cytochrome b subunit yields the protein MSVSAFYRSTIGKKIIMGVTGLIGIGFVILHVAGNLQAFQGAAKLNAYSAMLHGPLNELLWVLRIVLIVAVVLHVMMAYQLTVRSTAARPIGYQHREPQVSTLAARTMKWGGVLILVFIVFHILHFTTETFDPGHAAGMIDVRGDHDVYGNIVASFHVWWVSAFYLVAMIALGLHLYHGAWSSVRTLGWAKSSEHPLRRRIALVVAVAVWLGFSLLPLGVIAGVIH from the coding sequence ATGTCCGTAAGCGCGTTTTATCGTTCGACGATCGGAAAGAAGATCATCATGGGGGTCACGGGGCTGATCGGCATCGGCTTCGTGATCCTCCATGTCGCCGGCAATCTCCAGGCGTTCCAAGGCGCGGCGAAGTTGAATGCGTACAGCGCGATGTTGCACGGGCCGCTCAACGAGTTGTTGTGGGTGTTGCGGATCGTGCTCATCGTCGCCGTCGTCTTGCACGTGATGATGGCGTATCAGCTGACGGTGCGCTCGACGGCCGCGCGGCCCATCGGCTACCAACATCGCGAGCCGCAGGTTTCCACGCTCGCCGCACGCACCATGAAGTGGGGCGGCGTGCTGATCCTCGTCTTCATCGTATTTCACATTCTGCATTTCACGACCGAGACGTTCGACCCGGGACACGCCGCCGGCATGATCGACGTCCGCGGCGACCACGACGTGTACGGCAACATCGTCGCGAGCTTTCACGTGTGGTGGGTCTCGGCGTTCTACCTGGTGGCGATGATCGCCCTCGGACTGCACCTGTATCACGGCGCGTGGAGCTCGGTCCGCACACTCGGCTGGGCGAAATCCTCCGAGCATCCGCTTCGCCGCCGCATCGCGCTCGTCGTCGCGGTGGCCGTCTGGCTCGGCTTCAGCCTTCTGCCGCTCGGCGTCATCGCCGGCGTGATTCATTGA